In the genome of Desulfovibrio sp. ZJ209, one region contains:
- a CDS encoding sigma 54-interacting transcriptional regulator, with amino-acid sequence MADVKVLVSWLGSKDITYLSTPGLAGRELGAINSILQDTQYGPFNELFLLSSRNSVEWEGFEESLRQALHRLEDICRRSGICLRKCEAPEDFRSATPGEIFNFVLQALDACYGGKKNIAFFYNITSGTALMSAMQLYMGTTSRYQGTCLYTFDPRWVTKEAPNVGKVGLPGMLASLEAPDPADEGLYIEPNRKVYDQVRLKVANTDASILILGETGVGKTALAEYVHEQDRKRCDKEMVALNCATFIGQPDVLLSELFGHERGAFTGAVSKREGAFRQAHGSTLFLDEVGEIPLPLQGLLLRALEKKIVKPLGSEEEIKVDVRIIAATNVDLKQAMREGKFRTDLYYRLAQYSPHLKSLREYTDEERRTLLHRLLAKINAKSYSLEPRQLTRGAERLLLHSPWPGNIREMWFRLESICLLSGKLVTEADVLEQMGGAPAEPAVAPLPAGEHGLPHNLDAWLEEQAYSLMNEALRVCPTQKEAAMRLGLAPSTFNSRLQKFRDRQS; translated from the coding sequence GTGGCGGACGTCAAGGTGCTGGTTTCGTGGCTCGGCAGCAAGGACATAACGTATCTCTCCACTCCCGGGCTCGCGGGCCGCGAGCTCGGCGCCATCAATTCCATTCTTCAGGACACCCAATATGGGCCGTTTAACGAGCTCTTCCTGCTGAGCTCCCGCAATTCGGTCGAATGGGAAGGATTTGAAGAGTCACTCAGGCAGGCCTTGCACAGGCTGGAGGATATTTGCAGGCGATCCGGGATATGCCTGCGCAAGTGCGAAGCGCCGGAAGATTTTCGGAGCGCCACCCCGGGAGAAATTTTCAACTTCGTCCTCCAGGCATTGGATGCATGCTATGGCGGAAAAAAGAACATCGCTTTTTTCTACAACATTACCTCCGGCACGGCGCTGATGTCCGCCATGCAGCTCTATATGGGGACCACCAGCCGGTATCAGGGCACCTGCCTCTATACCTTCGATCCGAGGTGGGTGACCAAGGAGGCCCCAAATGTGGGCAAGGTCGGGCTGCCCGGCATGCTGGCCTCGCTGGAAGCCCCGGACCCTGCCGACGAAGGGCTCTACATCGAGCCCAACCGGAAGGTTTACGACCAAGTGCGGCTGAAAGTGGCCAACACCGATGCTTCCATCCTCATCTTGGGCGAAACGGGCGTGGGCAAGACAGCCCTTGCGGAATACGTGCACGAGCAGGACAGGAAGCGCTGCGACAAGGAAATGGTGGCCCTGAATTGCGCCACTTTTATCGGCCAGCCCGACGTGCTCTTGTCCGAGCTGTTCGGGCATGAAAGGGGCGCCTTTACCGGCGCAGTCAGCAAGCGGGAGGGCGCATTCAGGCAGGCGCACGGCTCGACCCTGTTCCTCGACGAGGTTGGTGAGATCCCCCTGCCCCTGCAGGGCCTGCTGCTCCGCGCCCTTGAGAAGAAAATTGTCAAGCCGCTGGGTTCCGAAGAGGAAATCAAGGTAGATGTGCGGATAATCGCGGCGACCAATGTGGACTTGAAACAAGCCATGCGGGAGGGAAAATTCCGCACCGACCTCTACTACCGCCTGGCGCAATATTCCCCGCACCTCAAGTCCCTGCGCGAATACACGGATGAGGAAAGGCGCACCCTGCTTCACCGCCTGCTCGCAAAAATCAATGCCAAATCCTATAGCCTCGAGCCGCGCCAGTTGACACGCGGCGCGGAACGGCTCCTGCTCCACTCCCCGTGGCCGGGAAATATCCGCGAAATGTGGTTCAGGCTCGAAAGCATCTGCCTGCTTTCCGGGAAGCTCGTGACCGAGGCGGATGTGCTGGAGCAGATGGGGGGGGCGCCCGCTGAGCCCGCCGTGGCCCCCCTGCCCGCTGGCGAACACGGGCTGCCCCACAACCTGGACGCGTGGCTGGAAGAGCAGGCATACTCCTTGATGAATGAAGCACTGCGTGTTTGCCCCACCCAGAAGGAAGCGGCCATGCGGCTCGGGCTTGCGCCTTCCACCTTCAATTCACGGCTGCAGAAATTCCGGGACAGGCAGTCGTAG
- a CDS encoding RAMP superfamily CRISPR-associated protein produces the protein MLEIPLQIEFLSDWHVGSGLGDGAIADAILNRDVNGIPSIPGSAIKGALREGAWRLAIADRAHLEKLVDFLFGTAQPDKSSNRPGRIFASGGRLRADIYAWLESLDGWERKEFVRDMTILRFQTRLDARKMVEPHTLRSIECGIPGLAFTATLAADVPAAAEDWLKGYLAAICACVKSIGGHRARGLGRCRLKLAGMEDGAALPPPAPECLLAKLNS, from the coding sequence ATGCTTGAAATTCCGCTGCAAATCGAGTTCCTCTCCGACTGGCATGTGGGCTCGGGCCTGGGCGACGGGGCCATTGCGGACGCCATCCTGAACCGGGATGTCAACGGCATTCCCTCCATCCCGGGTTCGGCCATCAAGGGCGCCCTGCGCGAGGGCGCGTGGCGCCTCGCCATTGCTGACAGGGCGCATCTTGAAAAACTGGTCGATTTCCTTTTCGGCACCGCCCAGCCGGACAAGAGCTCCAACCGCCCGGGGCGGATCTTCGCCAGCGGGGGGCGCCTGCGCGCCGATATCTATGCCTGGCTGGAATCCCTGGACGGCTGGGAAAGAAAGGAATTCGTCCGCGACATGACCATCCTCCGCTTCCAGACAAGGCTCGACGCCCGCAAAATGGTGGAGCCCCACACGCTGCGCTCCATCGAGTGCGGCATTCCGGGCCTCGCCTTCACGGCCACGCTGGCCGCGGATGTGCCCGCCGCCGCCGAAGACTGGCTGAAAGGCTATCTCGCCGCCATTTGCGCCTGCGTAAAAAGCATTGGCGGCCACAGGGCGCGCGGCCTCGGGCGCTGCCGCCTCAAGCTGGCCGGCATGGAGGACGGGGCCGCCCTGCCCCCACCCGCCCCCGAGTGCCTCCTGGCCAAGCTCAACTCGTGA
- a CDS encoding RAMP superfamily CRISPR-associated protein, translating to MAEQKVLIFKAVVECLTPLHCGGGPDDELDQPVARDAFGLWRIPGSSLAGALRSLADRRDETLARRLFGHQEKESSRASLVWCEDGLLLDYDGQPALAKKLAGAPPRISCAPFVRDHVRIGLESGAAAEGGKFDCEIVPAGARFLLEFRCDGWDRPLAPDEEAFFDGLVADVAAGRLPLGGKTGLGYGLYTVIEAGYRRIDLSRPEGMRQWLTQKAHSLPGTGRPDLPPAAALAPRPGLDGWLEIPLACDGPMLAGGGQPGRPDGSVAEADMVFALTPRLAYDEGQKRGGLVFGPALPSSSLKGVLRHDIFHILRARQAGDGATAVLNGIFGMVSGDGGQCGKLVVTDCPLAPAFAPGDFVFGQHVAIDRFSAATMDGALFSEEPFWKPGSRVTLRIRACGLEAHEAALFTHALMDLFEGSLAFGGGVNRGNGRLCLPGWRDDPASALGAVRGDLAWNGTPILENGKGLENLARLAPEWDAALIRRLEHE from the coding sequence ATGGCTGAACAGAAAGTGCTCATATTCAAGGCTGTGGTGGAATGCCTGACGCCCCTCCACTGCGGGGGCGGCCCCGATGACGAGCTCGACCAGCCGGTGGCGCGCGACGCCTTCGGGCTCTGGCGCATCCCCGGCTCTTCCCTTGCCGGGGCGCTGCGCTCCCTTGCCGACCGGCGCGATGAAACGCTGGCCCGGCGCCTGTTCGGCCACCAGGAAAAGGAATCCTCCCGCGCCTCCCTTGTGTGGTGCGAAGACGGGCTGCTCCTGGACTATGACGGCCAGCCCGCGCTCGCCAAAAAGCTTGCGGGCGCGCCGCCGCGCATCAGCTGCGCCCCCTTCGTGCGCGACCATGTGCGCATCGGGCTGGAAAGCGGGGCAGCCGCCGAGGGCGGCAAGTTCGACTGCGAAATCGTCCCGGCGGGCGCGCGCTTTTTGCTGGAATTCCGCTGCGACGGCTGGGACAGGCCCCTGGCCCCCGACGAGGAGGCCTTTTTCGACGGCCTCGTGGCGGACGTGGCGGCGGGCAGGCTGCCCCTCGGCGGCAAGACCGGCCTGGGCTACGGGCTCTACACGGTCATTGAGGCCGGCTATCGCCGCATCGACCTTTCCCGGCCGGAGGGCATGCGCCAGTGGCTCACGCAAAAAGCGCATTCCCTGCCCGGCACCGGGCGGCCCGACCTTCCCCCGGCGGCCGCGCTGGCGCCCCGCCCGGGCCTGGACGGCTGGCTCGAGATCCCCCTGGCCTGCGACGGCCCCATGCTGGCCGGCGGCGGCCAGCCCGGCCGGCCGGACGGCTCCGTGGCCGAGGCCGACATGGTTTTCGCCCTCACCCCGCGCCTCGCCTATGACGAGGGGCAGAAGCGCGGCGGCCTCGTTTTCGGGCCGGCGCTCCCCTCCTCCTCCCTCAAGGGCGTGCTCAGGCATGACATTTTCCATATCCTGCGCGCCCGCCAGGCCGGCGACGGCGCCACGGCGGTGCTGAACGGAATTTTCGGCATGGTGAGCGGGGACGGCGGCCAGTGTGGCAAGCTGGTCGTCACCGATTGCCCGCTGGCCCCGGCCTTTGCCCCCGGTGACTTCGTCTTCGGGCAGCATGTGGCCATCGACCGCTTCAGCGCCGCCACCATGGACGGCGCGCTCTTCAGCGAGGAACCTTTCTGGAAGCCGGGCAGCCGCGTCACGCTCCGCATCCGCGCGTGCGGGCTTGAGGCCCACGAGGCGGCGCTTTTCACCCACGCCCTCATGGACCTCTTCGAGGGCTCGCTCGCCTTTGGCGGCGGCGTGAACCGCGGCAACGGCCGGCTGTGCCTGCCGGGCTGGCGGGATGACCCCGCAAGCGCCCTCGGCGCCGTCAGGGGGGACCTCGCCTGGAACGGGACGCCCATTCTTGAAAACGGCAAGGGCCTGGAAAACCTGGCGCGCCTCGCGCCGGAATGGGATGCCGCCTTGATCCGGAGGCTGGAACATGAATAA
- a CDS encoding TIGR03986 family CRISPR-associated RAMP protein has translation MEEYTGRLIINQTKKGGLDYRVEFTNRKGKTVDFPVHKEARCFNTGTVASGDEAHFQLEGSKVLKCTVPGKEAPCPEEPVKAPRPGGAPGRDFTRPSPGATRATGRPEPVMGKAPYNFVRYMPSAVVPAPGGDEGRWSGEILCRLTAETPLLVSGRQVKDDSGATCAFQRVGGLPVIPGTAVKGMLRAYMEILSFSGLRPVSKKWLFWRTVAENKDGSYYHSLFSSKDILGGFLRKNGADFSIIPVEVKKKARHAPEEAGWEKVMTGGIKTMGVDSASYFFRLPEQGARALPLDRDIVLRLRDQLTPDQEKRWPKDRRHSRLASHPGLPVFYREKNGAIVELGFCRYFRVQYEHSPHDLAWPDPSVEKVRDLARAIFGHAEKNSAEAGRVAVESFHVHGEPWQGGAPVRTVGAGPKPGCIPFYLVQGQSPVKVISGGRKNSRESMSNYDTRGARLRGRKLYWHHDADPQFFPKGNENKKLALRLLPLAPGAGGDFVIRVERLSDIELGCLLEALELKPDCRHKLGMGKPLGFGSVKLEIREARLSDVRRKYASLAGRLGSPRPVAMPAGEREALRAAFRQYVLDAAAGFYPGAPVRDYYQLPPIRDLFRLLDWEHRPTPRDAANMTLEEFGNNPLLPLPEQVV, from the coding sequence ATGGAAGAATATACCGGCAGGCTCATCATCAACCAGACCAAGAAGGGCGGCCTGGACTACAGGGTCGAATTCACCAACAGGAAGGGCAAGACGGTGGACTTTCCTGTCCACAAGGAGGCACGCTGTTTTAACACCGGGACCGTTGCCAGCGGCGATGAGGCGCACTTCCAGCTCGAGGGCTCCAAGGTGCTCAAGTGCACGGTGCCCGGCAAGGAGGCCCCCTGCCCCGAGGAGCCGGTGAAGGCGCCGCGCCCCGGCGGGGCGCCCGGCCGGGATTTCACGCGCCCGTCGCCCGGCGCCACGCGCGCCACGGGCCGGCCGGAGCCCGTCATGGGCAAGGCGCCCTACAACTTTGTCCGCTACATGCCCTCGGCCGTGGTGCCCGCCCCCGGGGGGGACGAGGGCCGCTGGTCCGGCGAGATCCTCTGCCGCCTGACCGCGGAAACGCCCCTGCTCGTTTCGGGGCGGCAGGTGAAGGACGATTCCGGCGCCACCTGCGCCTTCCAGCGGGTGGGTGGCCTGCCCGTCATCCCCGGGACGGCCGTCAAGGGGATGCTCCGCGCCTATATGGAGATCCTCTCCTTTTCCGGCTTGCGGCCGGTGAGCAAAAAATGGCTTTTCTGGCGCACCGTGGCTGAAAACAAAGACGGCTCCTATTATCATTCCCTTTTTTCCAGCAAGGATATCCTGGGCGGATTTTTGCGCAAAAACGGGGCGGATTTCAGCATCATCCCGGTGGAGGTCAAAAAAAAGGCGCGGCACGCGCCCGAGGAAGCCGGCTGGGAAAAGGTCATGACGGGCGGCATCAAAACCATGGGCGTGGACTCCGCCTCCTATTTCTTCCGCCTGCCTGAGCAGGGGGCGCGGGCCCTCCCTCTTGACCGCGACATCGTCCTGCGCCTGCGCGACCAGCTCACCCCCGACCAGGAAAAACGCTGGCCCAAAGACCGGCGCCACAGCAGGCTCGCCAGCCACCCCGGGCTGCCCGTATTTTACCGCGAAAAGAACGGCGCCATCGTCGAGCTCGGCTTTTGCCGCTATTTCCGCGTGCAGTACGAACATTCCCCCCACGATCTCGCGTGGCCCGACCCCAGCGTGGAAAAGGTGCGCGACCTCGCGCGCGCCATCTTCGGCCATGCGGAGAAAAACAGCGCCGAGGCCGGGCGCGTGGCCGTGGAGTCCTTCCACGTCCACGGCGAGCCGTGGCAGGGCGGCGCGCCCGTGCGGACGGTCGGCGCCGGGCCCAAACCCGGCTGCATCCCCTTCTATCTGGTGCAGGGCCAGTCCCCGGTGAAGGTCATTTCGGGCGGCAGGAAGAACAGCCGGGAAAGCATGAGCAACTACGACACGAGGGGTGCCCGGCTGCGCGGCCGCAAGCTGTACTGGCACCATGACGCGGACCCGCAGTTCTTCCCCAAGGGCAATGAAAACAAGAAGCTCGCCCTTCGCCTGCTGCCCCTTGCGCCGGGCGCCGGCGGCGACTTTGTCATCCGGGTGGAGCGCCTTTCGGACATCGAGCTCGGCTGCCTGCTGGAGGCGCTGGAGCTCAAACCCGATTGCCGCCACAAGCTCGGCATGGGCAAGCCCCTCGGCTTCGGCTCCGTAAAGCTGGAAATCCGGGAGGCGCGCCTTTCCGATGTGCGCCGGAAATACGCCTCACTGGCCGGGCGCCTTGGCAGCCCGCGGCCCGTGGCCATGCCCGCCGGGGAGCGCGAGGCCCTACGGGCCGCCTTCCGCCAGTATGTCCTCGATGCCGCGGCCGGCTTCTACCCTGGCGCCCCCGTGCGGGACTATTACCAGCTCCCGCCCATCCGGGACCTCTTCCGGCTGCTGGACTGGGAGCACAGGCCCACGCCCAGGGATGCGGCCAACATGACACTGGAGGAGTTCGGCAACAATCCCCTCCTGCCCCTGCCGGAGCAGGTCGTCTGA
- the cas1 gene encoding CRISPR-associated endonuclease Cas1, whose protein sequence is MEQPAARHALAERVFRKTTLCLTHSARSVFMRGDALVVADKLGRERPLPLASLRRVILVGKAPVPGPVLYQLARKAVPVDWLDIFGRPVGQLLPVNGNAGFMLEAQAAFRKGPGALALARGLLLAKLDNCHATLRRRRALPEGWASLRRSMAAAEDPERLRGFEGAAARMYFSQWHGLLHKFDWTGRHAHPAPDPVNMLLSFGYSLLRHRLASSLRHAGLDPRLGFFHIGRGRHAALASDLMEPLRSLVDSRVLSLVRRQELAPADFAPRRGGGVGLAKNVFPRMLGEYEDMFDTVRTFYLAPGEPRLYVKRSANDLMDDMAESFALHVHDGHGCIIPRLAPCAAA, encoded by the coding sequence ATGGAACAGCCCGCCGCCCGACACGCCCTTGCCGAGCGCGTCTTCAGGAAAACCACCCTTTGCCTCACCCATTCGGCGCGAAGTGTCTTCATGCGCGGCGACGCGCTGGTGGTTGCGGACAAGCTGGGCCGGGAGCGCCCGCTGCCGCTAGCCTCCCTGCGCCGGGTAATTCTCGTGGGCAAGGCGCCCGTGCCGGGCCCGGTGCTCTATCAGCTGGCGCGCAAGGCCGTGCCCGTGGACTGGCTGGATATTTTCGGCCGCCCTGTGGGCCAGCTCCTGCCCGTGAACGGGAATGCCGGCTTCATGCTGGAGGCGCAGGCGGCCTTCCGCAAAGGGCCCGGGGCCTTGGCGCTGGCGAGGGGCCTCCTGCTCGCCAAGTTGGATAATTGCCACGCGACGCTCCGGCGGCGCCGCGCCCTTCCCGAGGGCTGGGCGAGCCTGCGCCGCTCCATGGCCGCGGCCGAGGACCCGGAGCGTCTGCGTGGTTTTGAAGGCGCGGCCGCACGGATGTATTTTTCCCAGTGGCACGGGCTGCTGCATAAATTCGACTGGACAGGGCGCCACGCGCACCCCGCGCCGGACCCGGTCAACATGCTGCTTTCATTCGGGTATTCCCTGCTTCGCCACCGGCTGGCCTCCTCCCTGCGCCATGCCGGGCTTGACCCGCGCCTCGGGTTTTTCCACATCGGGCGCGGCCGCCACGCCGCCCTGGCCTCGGACTTGATGGAGCCCCTGCGCTCCCTCGTGGATTCCCGGGTCCTTTCCCTTGTGCGCAGGCAGGAGCTGGCGCCCGCGGACTTCGCGCCCCGCCGTGGCGGCGGTGTGGGCCTGGCGAAAAATGTCTTTCCCCGGATGCTTGGCGAGTATGAGGACATGTTCGACACCGTCCGCACCTTCTATCTCGCCCCCGGCGAGCCGCGCCTTTATGTCAAAAGGTCGGCCAATGACCTCATGGACGACATGGCGGAGAGTTTCGCCCTCCACGTCCATGACGGCCATGGCTGCATCATCCCGAGGCTTGCGCCGTGCGCCGCTGCCTGA
- the cas2 gene encoding CRISPR-associated endonuclease Cas2, with amino-acid sequence MRRCLIAYDVADSPARNAMAALLAKMGTRVQKSVFLVEQTDAVLETMERELQKWLGPSDSLLIAPLCETCFRKAVFFGKVAPLLVVT; translated from the coding sequence GTGCGCCGCTGCCTGATTGCCTATGATGTGGCCGACAGCCCGGCCCGCAACGCCATGGCGGCCCTCCTCGCCAAAATGGGCACGCGCGTGCAGAAATCGGTTTTTCTTGTGGAGCAGACGGACGCGGTCTTGGAAACAATGGAACGTGAATTGCAAAAATGGCTGGGACCGTCGGATTCCCTGCTGATTGCGCCGCTGTGCGAAACCTGTTTCAGGAAGGCCGTGTTTTTTGGCAAGGTGGCGCCGCTTCTCGTGGTCACCTAG